A single Thiohalobacter thiocyanaticus DNA region contains:
- a CDS encoding EVE domain-containing protein has product MNYWLMKSEPDVFGIDHLKQAPKKTEHWDGVRNYQARNMMRDEMKKGDQVFFYHSNCDEPGIVGIMKVVKEGYPDHTAFDPEAKYHDPKSDPDNPRWFMVDVQYVRKLKRNIPLSELKQYKELEDMPLVRKGNRLSIMPVTKRQWDFILGLE; this is encoded by the coding sequence ATGAACTACTGGCTGATGAAATCGGAACCCGACGTCTTCGGCATCGACCACCTGAAACAGGCGCCGAAGAAGACCGAGCACTGGGACGGCGTGCGCAACTATCAGGCGCGCAACATGATGCGGGACGAAATGAAAAAGGGCGATCAGGTCTTTTTCTATCACTCCAACTGTGACGAGCCCGGCATCGTCGGCATCATGAAGGTCGTGAAAGAGGGCTATCCCGACCACACCGCCTTCGATCCCGAGGCCAAATACCACGACCCCAAGAGCGATCCGGACAATCCCCGCTGGTTCATGGTGGACGTGCAGTACGTGCGCAAGCTCAAGCGCAACATACCGCTGTCGGAACTGAAGCAATACAAGGAACTGGAGGACATGCCCCTGGTGCGTAAGGGCAACCGGTTGTCCATCATGCCGGTGACGAAGCGGCAGTGGGATTTCATCCTCGGGCTGGAATAA
- a CDS encoding TIGR02449 family protein — protein MAEQELKRLEFRIDELIRTVERLKEENRSLRAQQHSLTSERSQLVERNEMARSRVEAMISRLKAMEQST, from the coding sequence ATGGCGGAACAGGAACTTAAGCGCCTGGAATTCCGCATTGACGAACTGATCCGCACGGTCGAGCGGCTCAAGGAGGAGAACCGTTCCCTGCGCGCCCAGCAGCACAGCCTGACCTCGGAACGGTCCCAGCTGGTCGAGCGCAACGAAATGGCCCGCAGCCGGGTCGAGGCCATGATCAGCCGCCTCAAGGCCATGGAGCAGAGCACGTGA
- the rpiA gene encoding ribose-5-phosphate isomerase RpiA, whose translation MNQDELKQKVAEAAIEYVVPGTVIGIGTGSTANLFIDELAKIKGKIEGTVASSVASAERLKGHGIPVYELNDVDEVSVYIDGADEATKHLHLIKGGGGALTREKIVAAVAKKFVCIADGSKLVDVLGNFPLPVEVIPMARSYIARELTKLGGRPELRAGFTTDNGNVILDVHGLQIMEPTKLEAQINNLAGVVTVGIFALRPADVLLLGTAEGVQTLGGK comes from the coding sequence ATGAACCAGGACGAACTCAAACAAAAGGTCGCCGAGGCCGCCATCGAATACGTGGTGCCCGGCACGGTCATCGGCATCGGCACCGGCTCGACCGCCAACCTGTTCATCGACGAACTGGCGAAGATCAAGGGTAAAATCGAGGGGACAGTGGCCAGTTCCGTGGCCAGCGCCGAGCGCCTCAAGGGCCACGGTATCCCGGTCTACGAGTTGAACGACGTGGACGAGGTGTCGGTCTATATCGACGGCGCCGACGAGGCCACCAAACACCTGCACCTGATCAAGGGCGGCGGCGGCGCACTCACCCGGGAGAAGATCGTCGCCGCGGTGGCGAAGAAGTTCGTCTGTATCGCCGACGGCTCCAAGCTGGTCGACGTGCTCGGCAACTTCCCGCTGCCGGTCGAGGTCATCCCCATGGCCCGCAGCTATATCGCCCGCGAATTGACCAAGCTGGGCGGCCGCCCGGAGTTGCGCGCCGGCTTCACCACCGACAACGGCAACGTCATCCTGGACGTGCACGGCCTGCAGATCATGGAACCGACCAAGCTGGAGGCGCAGATCAACAACCTCGCCGGGGTAGTCACGGTCGGCATCTTCGCCCTGCGCCCGGCGGACGTGCTGCTGCTGGGTACGGCGGAAGGGGTGCAGACGCTCGGCGGCAAGTGA
- a CDS encoding 5-formyltetrahydrofolate cyclo-ligase, which yields MTDRRSLRRRMRQARRALSPRQRQQLAEAVDRRLHRHKLFYASRHIAAYLAVDGEVDATPLMQRAWTMGKILYLPVLLPCGENRLWFAPYRPEDKLVPNRFGILEPARAAHTRVSPHRLDLVLAPLVAFDNQGNRLGMGGGFYDRSFAYLARHRSYRRPRLLGLAYEFQRQPQLDHQPWDVPLAGVVTEARISLFDFNTTSKRGRE from the coding sequence ATGACCGACCGCAGATCGCTGCGCCGCCGCATGCGCCAGGCCCGACGCGCCCTCAGCCCCCGCCAGCGGCAGCAACTCGCCGAGGCCGTGGACCGCCGCCTGCACCGGCACAAGCTGTTCTATGCCAGCCGCCACATTGCCGCCTATCTGGCGGTGGACGGCGAAGTCGACGCCACCCCGTTGATGCAGCGCGCCTGGACCATGGGCAAGATCCTCTACCTGCCGGTACTGCTGCCCTGCGGCGAGAACCGGCTCTGGTTCGCGCCCTACAGGCCCGAGGACAAACTGGTCCCCAACCGCTTCGGTATCCTGGAGCCGGCGCGCGCGGCCCACACCCGCGTCTCGCCCCATCGGCTCGATCTGGTGCTGGCCCCGCTGGTCGCCTTCGACAACCAGGGCAACCGCCTGGGCATGGGCGGCGGCTTCTACGACCGCAGCTTCGCCTACCTCGCCCGCCACCGCAGTTACCGCCGGCCCAGATTGCTGGGGCTGGCCTACGAGTTCCAGCGCCAGCCGCAACTCGACCACCAGCCCTGGGACGTGCCGCTGGCCGGGGTGGTAACGGAGGCCAGGATATCCCTGTTCGATTTTAATACTACTTCCAAACGCGGGCGGGAATAA
- a CDS encoding UbiH/UbiF/VisC/COQ6 family ubiquinone biosynthesis hydroxylase: MPGSVNTHDVIISGGGVVGASLACTLADAGLRIALIDTREPVTDWPADSIDQRVYAVTCASQTLFERLGVWEGIRQRGVSPYQAMEVWDAAGPGRIHFDAAELGEPWLGHIVEQRVIQAALLDGQRARPGLERICPGVLADFQLDPAGVSVRLEDGRELTAALLVGADGAGSRVRELAGIGIETHDYEQTAVVAVVATDRPHAGTAWQRFLPTGPLAFLPLRDGRCSIVWSTTPEEAERLLALPEDEFCIELGQAFDYELGAITRVNARGGFPLRRLHAVDYVQQRLALVGDAAHVIHPLAGQGVNLGLLDVAALAEVVADTAAAGRDIGAHANLRRYERWRRGENALMQSAMDGFKWLFASPLTPVRLLRNLGLGTVDRLTPVKSLLARHAMGRAGDLPRLVRPDS; encoded by the coding sequence ATGCCCGGTTCCGTAAATACTCATGACGTGATCATATCGGGCGGCGGCGTGGTCGGCGCCAGCCTGGCCTGCACCCTGGCCGACGCCGGGCTGCGGATTGCATTGATCGATACCCGCGAGCCGGTGACCGACTGGCCGGCCGACAGCATCGACCAGCGGGTCTATGCCGTCACCTGCGCCTCCCAGACCCTGTTCGAACGGCTGGGGGTGTGGGAGGGCATTCGTCAGCGCGGCGTGAGCCCCTATCAGGCAATGGAGGTCTGGGATGCCGCCGGCCCCGGTCGCATCCACTTCGACGCTGCGGAACTGGGTGAGCCCTGGCTGGGCCATATTGTCGAGCAGCGTGTCATCCAGGCCGCCCTGCTTGACGGCCAGCGGGCGCGGCCGGGGTTGGAACGTATCTGCCCGGGCGTGCTGGCCGATTTCCAGCTTGACCCTGCCGGGGTGTCGGTGCGGCTGGAAGATGGCCGCGAACTCACCGCCGCCCTGCTGGTCGGTGCCGACGGCGCCGGTTCCCGGGTGCGGGAGTTGGCCGGTATCGGGATCGAGACGCATGATTATGAGCAGACCGCCGTGGTCGCGGTGGTGGCCACCGATCGCCCGCATGCCGGGACCGCCTGGCAGCGCTTCCTGCCGACCGGGCCGCTGGCCTTCCTGCCGTTGCGCGACGGGCGCTGCTCCATCGTCTGGTCCACCACGCCGGAAGAGGCCGAGCGTCTGCTCGCCCTGCCGGAGGATGAATTCTGCATCGAGTTGGGGCAGGCCTTTGACTACGAACTGGGCGCGATCACGCGCGTGAACGCACGGGGCGGCTTCCCGCTGCGCCGTCTGCATGCCGTGGATTATGTGCAGCAGCGTCTGGCCCTGGTCGGCGATGCCGCCCATGTCATTCATCCGCTGGCCGGGCAGGGCGTGAACCTGGGACTGCTGGATGTGGCCGCGCTGGCCGAGGTGGTGGCGGACACTGCAGCGGCCGGCCGCGATATCGGTGCCCATGCCAACCTGCGCCGCTACGAGCGCTGGCGCCGCGGCGAGAATGCCCTGATGCAGTCGGCCATGGACGGCTTCAAGTGGCTGTTCGCCAGCCCGCTCACCCCGGTGCGCCTGCTGCGCAACCTGGGCCTGGGCACGGTGGATCGCCTGACCCCGGTCAAGTCCCTGCTGGCCCGGCATGCCATGGGTCGAGCCGGCGATCTGCCGCGGCTGGTGCGGCCGGACAGCTGA
- the pepP gene encoding Xaa-Pro aminopeptidase → MTPKEFARRRRQLMRMMGPDSVAILPTAPECIRNRDVEFPFRPDSDFYYLTGFHEPEAVMVLAPGRDHGEFILFCRERDPVRETWTGRRAGPEGACNDYGADDAFPIGDIDDILPGLMEGRERVFYTMGLRADFDQRMLGWLNRIRAASRGGERTPDELIALEHLVHDMRLYKSASELRAMRKAARIAAAAHVRAMQATRPGLMEYAVEAEFAHAFRREGCEHAYSPIVGGGANGCILHYTENNARLNEGELLLIDAGAEHDYYASDITRTFPVGGRFSKPQRALYELVLDAQYAAIEEVRPGNHWNDPHDAAVKVLTKGLVQLGLLKGNVRKLVKDEAYKRFYMHRTGHWLGMDVHDVGDYKVGGEWRVLEKGMVMTVEPGLYIPAGMKGVAKKWWDIGIRIEDDVAVTKDGYEILSTGAPKAVDEIEAIVGSD, encoded by the coding sequence ATGACCCCGAAGGAATTCGCCCGCCGCCGCCGCCAGCTGATGCGCATGATGGGGCCGGACTCGGTGGCCATACTGCCCACCGCGCCCGAATGCATCCGCAACCGGGACGTGGAGTTTCCGTTCCGGCCCGACAGCGACTTCTATTACCTCACCGGGTTTCACGAACCCGAAGCGGTCATGGTGCTGGCGCCGGGGCGCGATCATGGCGAATTCATCCTGTTCTGTCGCGAGCGCGATCCGGTCAGGGAGACCTGGACCGGACGCCGCGCCGGCCCCGAGGGCGCCTGCAACGATTACGGCGCCGACGATGCCTTCCCCATCGGCGACATCGATGACATCCTGCCCGGCCTGATGGAGGGCCGCGAGCGGGTGTTCTACACCATGGGGCTGCGTGCTGATTTCGATCAGCGCATGCTGGGCTGGCTCAACCGCATCCGCGCCGCCAGCCGCGGCGGTGAGCGCACCCCGGACGAGCTCATCGCCCTGGAGCACCTGGTGCATGACATGCGCCTGTACAAGAGTGCCTCCGAGTTGCGCGCCATGCGCAAAGCGGCCAGGATCGCGGCCGCCGCCCATGTGCGTGCCATGCAGGCCACCCGCCCCGGGCTGATGGAATACGCCGTCGAGGCCGAGTTCGCCCACGCCTTTCGCCGCGAGGGCTGCGAGCACGCCTATTCGCCCATCGTCGGCGGCGGCGCCAACGGCTGCATCCTGCACTACACCGAGAACAATGCCCGGCTCAACGAGGGTGAACTGCTGCTGATCGACGCCGGTGCCGAGCATGATTACTACGCCTCCGACATCACCCGCACCTTCCCGGTGGGCGGCCGTTTCAGCAAGCCCCAGCGCGCGCTCTACGAACTGGTGCTGGACGCCCAGTATGCGGCCATCGAGGAGGTGCGGCCCGGCAACCACTGGAACGATCCCCACGACGCGGCGGTGAAGGTGCTGACGAAAGGGCTGGTGCAGCTCGGCCTGCTCAAGGGCAATGTACGCAAGCTGGTGAAGGACGAGGCCTACAAGCGCTTCTACATGCACCGCACCGGTCACTGGCTGGGCATGGATGTGCACGATGTCGGCGACTACAAGGTCGGCGGCGAATGGCGGGTGCTGGAGAAGGGCATGGTGATGACCGTGGAGCCTGGGCTGTACATTCCCGCCGGCATGAAGGGCGTGGCGAAGAAGTGGTGGGACATCGGCATCCGCATCGAGGACGACGTGGCGGTCACGAAGGACGGCTACGAAATCCTCAGCACCGGCGCCCCCAAGGCGGTGGACGAGATCGAGGCCATTGTCGGCAGTGACTGA
- a CDS encoding cell division protein ZapA, with product MSQGTDAKPITVKILDKDYRISCPEEERDGLIASAEYLSARMREIRDNSKIIGTDRIAVMAALNLAHELLEKQNRKQDYYQNISTRIRSLQEKIELALNKGNQLEL from the coding sequence GTGAGCCAGGGGACGGATGCCAAGCCGATCACCGTCAAGATCCTGGACAAGGACTACCGCATTTCCTGCCCCGAGGAGGAACGCGACGGTCTCATCGCCTCGGCTGAATACCTCAGCGCCAGGATGCGCGAGATCCGCGACAACAGCAAGATCATCGGCACCGACCGCATCGCCGTCATGGCCGCGCTGAACCTGGCACATGAACTGCTCGAGAAGCAGAACCGCAAGCAGGACTACTATCAGAACATCAGCACCCGCATCCGCAGCCTGCAGGAAAAGATCGAGCTGGCCCTGAACAAGGGCAATCAGCTGGAATTGTGA
- the ilvA gene encoding threonine ammonia-lyase, biosynthetic, with the protein MPERTLKLILNARVYDVARETPLDPAPRLSRRLGNRVWMKREDLQPVFSFKLRGAYNRIAHLDDDACAKGVIAASAGNHAQGVALGAQYRGIKALIVMPRTTPQIKVDAVRSFGARIVLHGDSYDEAYAHAMELVEKQGLTFVHPFDDPLVIAGQGTVGMEILRQFSGDPDAVFVPVGGGGLIAGIAAYIKTLRPHIRIVGVEPEDAPSLYTAMQRQRRVTLKQVGIFADGAAVRTVGKEPFRIARKLVDEVILVSTDEICAAIKDIYDDTRSIVEPAGALSVAGMKRYVETHGTTDQDLVTISSGANINFDRLRHVAERAELGERREALLAVTIPERPGSFRAFCKAIGQRSITEFNYRYSDAAEAHVFAGVEMTGGEEERRELVERLQAEGYPVLDMTDNEMAKLHIRHLVGGHAGGLEDEILYRFEFPERPGALLKFLTAIGQHWNISLFHYRNHGAAYGRVLAGIQVPVKDRKRFREYLDKVGYPYWEEDGNPAYELFLG; encoded by the coding sequence ATGCCGGAACGCACCCTCAAGCTCATTCTCAACGCCCGCGTCTACGACGTGGCGCGCGAGACGCCGCTCGACCCGGCGCCGCGGCTGTCCCGGCGGCTGGGCAACCGGGTCTGGATGAAACGCGAAGACCTGCAGCCGGTGTTTTCCTTCAAGCTGCGCGGGGCCTACAACCGCATTGCCCATCTCGACGATGACGCCTGCGCCAAGGGCGTGATCGCGGCCTCGGCCGGCAACCATGCCCAGGGCGTGGCGCTGGGGGCGCAGTACCGCGGCATCAAGGCCCTGATCGTAATGCCGCGCACCACGCCCCAGATCAAGGTGGATGCGGTGCGCAGCTTCGGCGCGAGGATCGTGCTGCACGGCGACAGCTATGACGAGGCCTACGCCCACGCCATGGAACTGGTGGAGAAGCAGGGACTGACCTTCGTTCACCCCTTCGATGATCCGCTGGTCATCGCCGGCCAGGGTACGGTGGGCATGGAGATTCTGCGCCAGTTCTCGGGCGATCCGGACGCGGTGTTCGTTCCGGTGGGCGGCGGCGGGCTCATTGCCGGCATTGCCGCCTACATCAAGACCCTGCGTCCGCACATCCGCATCGTCGGGGTGGAACCGGAAGATGCCCCCAGCCTGTACACGGCCATGCAGCGCCAGCGCCGGGTCACGCTCAAGCAGGTCGGCATTTTCGCTGACGGCGCGGCTGTGCGTACTGTCGGCAAGGAGCCCTTCCGCATCGCCCGCAAGCTGGTCGACGAGGTCATCCTGGTCAGCACCGACGAGATCTGCGCGGCCATCAAGGACATCTATGACGACACCCGCTCCATTGTCGAGCCCGCCGGGGCCCTGTCGGTGGCGGGGATGAAGCGTTATGTGGAGACCCATGGCACCACAGATCAGGACCTGGTCACCATCAGCAGCGGGGCCAACATCAATTTCGACCGCCTGCGCCACGTGGCCGAGCGGGCCGAACTGGGCGAGCGTCGCGAGGCGCTGCTGGCCGTGACCATCCCCGAACGCCCGGGCAGCTTCCGCGCCTTCTGCAAGGCCATCGGCCAGCGCAGTATCACCGAGTTCAACTATCGTTATTCGGATGCCGCTGAAGCGCACGTGTTCGCCGGGGTGGAGATGACCGGCGGGGAGGAGGAGCGCCGGGAGTTGGTCGAACGGCTGCAGGCCGAGGGCTATCCGGTGCTGGACATGACCGACAACGAGATGGCCAAGCTGCACATCCGTCACCTGGTCGGCGGTCATGCCGGCGGGCTGGAGGACGAGATCCTGTACCGCTTCGAGTTCCCCGAGCGCCCCGGCGCCCTGCTGAAATTCCTCACCGCCATCGGTCAGCACTGGAATATCAGTCTGTTTCACTACCGCAACCACGGCGCGGCCTACGGCCGGGTGCTGGCCGGCATCCAGGTGCCGGTGAAGGACCGCAAGCGCTTCCGCGAGTACCTGGACAAGGTCGGCTATCCCTACTGGGAGGAGGACGGCAACCCGGCCTATGAGTTGTTCCTGGGGTGA
- a CDS encoding UPF0149 family protein, with translation MTTTTDSYQRLEASLARARSELDAAEAQGLFCGLLCASGRVNETQWLSEIFEEGVDTDSAAVEACRKELNSLAESLSTALYSGDMELELMLPDDEAPLGDRTEALGSWCHGFLFGLGLGGVRQDEIRSPEVRELLQDMGEIARLNLDGEEGSEEDEAALTEIVEYLRVGVLYIAEMLQPLQAPPRLQ, from the coding sequence ATGACGACGACGACCGACAGCTATCAACGCCTGGAAGCCAGCCTGGCCCGGGCCCGCTCCGAGCTTGACGCCGCCGAGGCCCAGGGCCTGTTCTGCGGCCTGCTGTGCGCGTCCGGACGGGTCAATGAAACACAATGGCTGAGCGAGATCTTCGAGGAGGGCGTCGATACCGACAGCGCCGCGGTCGAGGCCTGCCGCAAGGAGCTCAACAGCCTGGCGGAGTCTCTGAGTACGGCGCTGTACTCGGGCGACATGGAACTGGAACTGATGCTGCCGGATGACGAGGCCCCGCTGGGCGACCGTACCGAGGCGCTGGGCAGCTGGTGCCACGGTTTCCTGTTCGGCCTGGGACTGGGCGGCGTCCGCCAGGATGAGATCCGTTCGCCCGAGGTGCGTGAGCTGTTGCAGGACATGGGTGAGATCGCCCGCCTGAACCTGGACGGGGAAGAGGGCAGCGAGGAGGACGAGGCCGCGCTGACCGAGATCGTGGAGTACCTGCGGGTCGGGGTGCTCTACATCGCCGAGATGCTGCAGCCCCTCCAGGCGCCGCCGCGGCTGCAGTAG
- the ubiH gene encoding 2-octaprenyl-6-methoxyphenyl hydroxylase — MTEHYDILIVGGGLVGASLACALAGAGLQPPLRIGMIEAAPFGSRSQASFDDRAIALAAGSRRIFEGMGLWADIAPAATPIERIHVSDRGRFGFTRLDRREEGVPALGYVALSRELGQVLAARVQQFDSLELITPAEVSAIDNAGTMVRVRLRHEDAAAEVTADLVVAADGARSRVRESLGIAATEWDYRQTAVITNIRTARPHQQVAYERFTDQGPIALLPMSEGRCSVVWTLPSAQVDEIMALDDAGFLARLQARFGYRVGHFERVGRRDAYPLRLVRAQESIRPRLALIGNAAHTLHPIAGQGFNLGLRDVAALAEVICDARRAGRDIGAAAVLQRYADWRRADHRRVIAFTDGLTRLFTQPLAPVALLRDAGMLAMDLCPPAKRLFGRLTMGRSGRLPRLARGVQL; from the coding sequence GTGACTGAGCATTACGACATCCTGATCGTCGGCGGCGGACTGGTCGGGGCCAGCCTGGCCTGCGCTCTGGCGGGTGCCGGACTGCAGCCGCCGCTGCGCATCGGGATGATTGAGGCCGCCCCTTTCGGCAGCCGCAGTCAGGCCAGTTTCGATGACCGCGCCATCGCCCTGGCCGCCGGCTCGCGTCGGATCTTCGAAGGCATGGGATTGTGGGCCGACATCGCCCCGGCCGCCACGCCCATCGAGCGTATTCATGTCTCCGACCGCGGCCGTTTCGGCTTCACCCGTCTGGATCGGCGTGAAGAGGGCGTCCCGGCGCTGGGCTATGTGGCCCTCAGTCGTGAACTGGGGCAGGTGCTGGCTGCGCGCGTGCAGCAGTTCGACTCGCTTGAACTGATCACGCCGGCCGAAGTCAGTGCCATCGACAATGCGGGCACAATGGTGCGCGTACGCCTGCGTCATGAGGATGCCGCGGCCGAGGTCACGGCCGACCTGGTGGTGGCCGCCGATGGTGCCCGCTCGCGGGTGCGGGAGTCGCTGGGTATCGCCGCCACCGAATGGGATTACCGCCAGACCGCGGTCATTACCAATATCCGTACCGCCCGGCCCCATCAGCAGGTGGCCTACGAGCGCTTCACCGACCAGGGCCCGATTGCGCTGCTGCCCATGTCGGAGGGGCGCTGCTCGGTGGTCTGGACCCTGCCGTCGGCGCAGGTCGATGAGATCATGGCGCTCGACGATGCCGGCTTCCTGGCCCGGCTGCAGGCGCGTTTCGGCTATCGGGTGGGGCACTTCGAGCGGGTCGGCCGGCGCGACGCCTATCCGCTGCGTCTGGTGCGGGCGCAGGAATCGATTCGCCCGCGCCTGGCGCTGATCGGCAATGCCGCCCACACCCTGCATCCCATCGCCGGCCAGGGTTTCAATCTGGGTCTGCGCGATGTGGCCGCGCTGGCCGAGGTGATCTGTGATGCCCGCCGGGCGGGACGGGACATCGGCGCGGCGGCAGTGCTGCAACGCTACGCCGACTGGCGCCGGGCCGATCACCGCCGGGTGATCGCCTTCACCGACGGTCTGACCCGGCTGTTCACCCAGCCACTGGCGCCGGTGGCGCTGCTGCGCGATGCCGGCATGCTGGCCATGGATCTGTGTCCGCCGGCCAAGCGGCTGTTCGGTCGCCTGACCATGGGCCGCAGCGGCCGGCTGCCGCGGCTGGCGCGGGGGGTGCAACTGTGA